In a single window of the Salmo trutta chromosome 21, fSalTru1.1, whole genome shotgun sequence genome:
- the LOC115156837 gene encoding carbonic anhydrase-related protein isoform X2: MADSVIEESDYYPGKDELDWGYQEGVEWGLLFPDANGEYQSPINLNSREAHYDPLLLDVGLTPNYVVCRDCEVINDGHTVRIMLRSKSVVTGGPLQIDHEYELHEVRFHWGKENQRGSEHTVNFKAFPMELHLIHWNTTLFNSVEEALGKKNGVLIIALFVQIGKEHLGLKAITEVLQDLQYKGKTKIIPCFNPNTLLPDPLLRDYWVYEGSLTTPPCSESVTWILYRYPLTISQLQIEEFRRLRSHLKGADLPEGNDGMLGDNFRPSQPLSDRTIRAAFQ, from the exons GTGTCGAGTGGGGTTTGCTGTTCCCTGATGCCAATGGGGAGTACCAGTCACCCATCAACCTGAACTCCCGGGAGGCGCATTATGACCCCTTGCTTCTGGACGTGGGGCTAACACCCAATTACGTTGTGTGTCGGGACTGTGAGGTCATCAACGATGGACACACCGTACGCATCATGCTGAGGTCCAAATCAG TGGTAACTGGTGGACCGTTGCAAATTGATCATGAGTACGAGCTGCATGAGGTGCGCTTCCACTGGGGCAAAGAGAACCAGAGGGGCTCAGAACACACCGTCAACTTTAAGGCCTTCCCCATGGAG CTCCATCTGATCCACTGGAACACAACCCTGTTCAACAGTGTGGAGGAAGCCCTGGGTAAGAAGAACGGAGTTCTCATCATCGCTCTGTTTGTGCAG ATAGGGAAGGAGCATCTGGGGTTGAAGGCCATAACAGAAGTGCTGCAGGACCTACAATACAAG GGGAAGACCAAGATCATACCGTGCTTCAATCCCAACACACTACTTCCTG ACCCTCTCCTGAGAGACTACTGGGTGTATGAGGGCTCCCTGACCACACCTCCATGTAGTGAGAGTGTGACCTGGATCCTGTACCGTTACCCACTCACCATCTCACAGTTACAG ATAGAGGAGTTCAGGAGGCTCAGGTCCCATCTGAAAGGTGCTGATCTACCTGAGGGGAACGACGGGATGTTGGGAGACAACTTCCGCCCCTCTCAGCCCCTCAGCGACAGGACCATCCGGGCTGCCTTCCAGTGA